The region AACAGCTGGTGAAGCAATTTCATCCTTGTAGACAAAACGGTTGCTCTTTTAACCTGAAATGTCTTTAACTCATATTTGAGGCCCtggtttgagaaaaaaaaaagcattcagTCAACAAAAGGTGATTGCTATAAAGcatacactcactggccactttagtAGGTGCTAGTCACAGGCTAGAGGAGCATCAGTTTCCTGTTTTTACCTGACAGGAGAAACACCCCATGTGTTCTTCTGCTGCTTATCTGACACAAGATAAAACATGTTTATGCAGTTGTGGTCTTCTGCATGAACGGGTTATGTCAGGGgactatttgtgtgtgtgtgtgtgttacactgTTTACACTATGCTGTTATTTGGGCCTCTTGCCCAAGTCCTCATTTAAATTAGAAACTGTTCTCAACTGACTTCcctggttaaataaatacaataacaaataaaatgaataaatattaatccaaaatgaaaaagataaaataaaacaggtgGGTAATACTAAGTAACCCCATTCAGAAGCTTAAAGATCCACctttagcagcagtaactttAAGTAGCTGTTTCCTGTACGAGTTTATCAGTCTCTCTGAAAGTCTTTTTGGGTTTTTATTCTTAACGTGGCTTGAGTTCATGGAGGTTTTCATGTATCCGCTCATGTACAGCGCCTTTAACGTCCCCTCACAGTAAGTCAAAGAAGTCTGGACTCTGATTTGGCCGCTCCAACACATcaactattttattttgcagTTCAGTTATAGATTTGCTGGTGTGAATGATTTGTCTTCACATAAAACGTTGAACTCCGAGGTGTTTGGAAAATGTTTCACAACCTTTTCCAGGTTATTGTGCAGCAACAGCTGCTTATGTCTACTCCCAATGTTGTGTTTATCCCCACAATCATATTATTTTTATCATGTTTGGTAAATAGCTAGCACTAACTTtcgcacatatacacatacgtaCACTTTTTTGCGAGATAAAATCAGATCTTACAACTGTGATGAACAGTGAAACGCTACGTCTCTTTGGTCTAATTACACTTTTCTTATCAGCTTAAGTAGCCTTACATAAGCAGCTTGTTAAGACAATCAGAAATGGAGACAATAACGGTGGCTTTTGCTTTTTCTCAGGACAACAAAGCGATGAACATGTTCGGTATGGACCACATGTTGAAAGACGGCTGGAGCGGCTTCTACAGTCAGGGCTACATGTACTTTGAGAACTGCTCCTCCCTGTTCCTGCCAAAGGTCTGTGGCTGAGCCCAAGACTGACACGCGGTTGAAATAAATCAGCCACACTTCTGTGTTTGTTATCGTACCGTTTAAGTCATGTTTAAATGTTTCCGATCGCTTGTTACACATGTGGGCCtaatattcttcttttttttataggtTTATTTCCCAGAGTTCAATCCTTATCAGCCACTCTCCAGCCCGAAGGTGGGTGCTACATCATATTTACCATACTACACTAAATATTTGTCTGACATTCTAACTCTGGTTTTTCAGCAAATCACCAAATATTATGTGCCAGATTTTTGGGGGTTTTATGATTGATAAAACTCTATCTTTGTTTTCAGATCGACCCGTCAAACCAGACCTTCACTTGGCCCGACAAGCCGGTGAGACACACTTGCGATACACTTAACTGAAATGACTGATAAGGGCAGCAGGGCGACCCGGTAGTCAGGTTTGGAtcgtgtgtggttgtttgtctcttCGTGGCCCGGGGATGTACCCCTGCCTTTCGCCTGAAAAcagctggggcctcatttataaagcttgcgtgcacaCAAAACAGGTCTTGAAAgactacgcaaaggttgggattaacctcgcgcacaaacattttgaagatatggggaactggcgacgcaggcggtgaggtggtgaaatgaagccagattcatgtcatacttttaatgtcatcacatatcagacttataatataatagcgctgatcgtgtccctctgtgtgtgaagcacagcgtcaatCAGGACGCGGCCACTTAAAGCTGCGCCATGCGCTTGGTTCGCTctggtggtgctgctgctgcagccgcggtgtcgtgccaaaaagtgattgcctgccagaatctgatttctcccctaaaaatgggtctttttacctgccaaaaattgattgaaggccaaatacagttaatgaaaagttgtttctgcctaaatatgactcgatctcattcttgaacttcataatctgaaaatctgacgtttcagcgctatcgctcaacgggctgctgtgcgcgctcccgcggccagtaatcagattctggcaggcaactcactcgctttatttttgttagtgattccattactgtgaccaccaaataatgtggttttactggcctccacctcatccacaacatctcgatctcagtctccatgaaatttagtggcacggtggctcgacacatgtctcattcatcctgacgcagcagaaacaggctgcaggcgctgcgcatgctcagcaggctcattcatatgcaaatacagtcatcatgtagtttgcattgcccatacatggtaaaaagtgggcgtgtagagggcggggtatgaggcgaattcacgttcgcaaccttccagctggactgtgatttataaagagaacattgcgtgcaagtgtgcgtgcacgcggttttataaatcaggatttttttgtgcggacgccattttcggcttttgagggcacgtacacttttagtatgaatcctacgcactcttttataggCTTTTAGAGGCTCCTGAtcatattcttttcttttctacatTTTCAGATAGTGACTTAATTGGGAATATTCCTAATCTTCCTATCTGTGTATTTGGAttcatgtatttgtttttaatgaaactGCTGACTTGGGGATGCCCCCTGGTCTAAACCATCTCTTTCAGGAAGTCGGTGCGGTGGCCAAAGCTTGGGAGGACGGTCCGTACCTGTTCATCATGAAGGTGCAGCCGTTGTTTCGTGGACTAGAAGATGACGATATCAGAGCAGAGCAGCTTAACTTTGCTTTTACAAGTGAGAAATTACCGTTTTGTACAAAGAGTTTTAGAATTTGGGAAAGTTACTCACAACCGAAATCAGGTTTAAACATCTCAGCAGTAAAGATTTATGTTTTTCTTAATTTCCTAGTGAAAGTGGAGATGAAAGGACCTCACGACTACTCCTCCCCAGCAGACTGGCCTCTCATGATGGTATTTATCTGTAGTTCATATATATGATATGTGTTTTCTTTCTCCTGTCCTCTGCACGTTGTTTTAAAGTGTTAATCCACATTGGTGAAGCTGTCTCTCCTGCCTGTCACAGTTCTTCATGGTCATGTGCATCGTCTACGTGCTGTTCGGGGCGCTCTGGCTCTTCTGGTGTGCTTGTTATTGGAGGGACCTGCTACGGATCCAGTTCTGGATCGGCGCAGTCATCATCCTCGGCCTCCTAGAGAAAGCCGTCTTCTACTCTGAATACCAGAGCATCCGTTACAAAGGAGACTATGGTtagtcttcctttttttttttgtacttttatgtACTCATTTGTAATCCTGACATTGTTCTTGTGTGTCCTTTCTTTGCAGTTCTCGGCGCTGTGATTTTTGCAGAGTTGCTCTCTGCCCTTAAAAGATCGCTGGCTCGGATCCTGGTCCTCATTGTTAGTCTTGGTTACGGGATTGTCAAGTATGACTCCTTTTGAAAATACCTTTGAGCttctttgaaacaaaaaaaacctgccAGTGGCTTTCTGTTAAAACTGAAGCTTTTTCTTTCACGCTCTGCTGCAGACCCAGACTGGGAACCACGGTGCACCGGCTGGTAGCCGTCGGGCTTCTCTACCTTCTCTTCTCCTCCGTGGAAGGCGTACTGAGAGTGACGGGCGTAAGTTAATGTTTATTCATTCTTTTTAGAACTAAAATGATGAATAGTGAGAAAAAAGCCTTTAAAAAGTATTGATTTAGACTAGTATTCAGAATGTTGTTTTGCAGACTCCGTCTACAACACTGAAGGTAGGTTTGGTCCAGGCTCACGTAATGTACCCTGTGCATTCCAGATAGTGGAGACGGGATATTATCTGTTGCTACCCTCCACAGGGAGCTGAAGTGGACGTGCCTTTAAATAGAAACCTTACCTGGCAAGCACTCAAGGAATTCCGTGTGTACACGTTTGATTTGAATGCAGGAGACGGGGAGAGACTCTGAGAGGCAGACAAGGAATAATGATTGATATTGGCTGATCTAATATGAAGCTGACAAGTTTAAAATCAGacacagtcagtacgtttacatgcactaagagTAAAGATGAATTATTGCCTCAGTCCGACTGATTATTGAAGTTTTAAATCATGTAAACACCTTAGTCGGGCTGcagtcgaaccgaactgaaggTCTTGAAATCAAACTATAAGTGCCAGATAATGTGGCTCTGAATCGAGCTATTCcagcatgtacaggactgtctcagaaaattagaatattgtgataaagttctttattttctgtaatgcaatttaaaaaaaacaaaaatgtcatacattctggattcattacaaatcaactgaaatattgcaagccttttattattttaatattgctgattatggcttaaagtttaagattaagattcacagaatattcaaattttttgagataggatatttgagttttctttagctgtaagccatgatcagcaatattaaaataataaaaggcttgcaatatttcagttgatttgtaatgaatccagaatgtatgacatttttgtttttgtaattgcattacagaaaatcacaatattctaattttctgagacagtcctgtatacttggatttctctgaaactccacTTAAATCCTTAGCTccattgttgccaatagcttgatttagatgtgcatgtaactgtACTGAGTGTCAGCAATATAAAATAGCGCTGGTAGAGTGGGGGCGTGATGCAGAAGCTGCACTCTTGTTGTATTTTATCTTCTGGAAAGTTTATGCcgttttttctgttgaaactGATGTTTTAAACATTGTTTGGATGCTACTGTGCTCAAAGTATTTGTGGTGGTTAAAGGCCTGGACAATGGGAAAGCTGTTGTATGGAGCAGCTGACTGGGCTTTCCAAAGACCAGCGAATGCTCGTGATAAGAGCTTTAATCCAGATGACTTAAAGACGAGAGGTCAAGGAAGTCAAATAGGGGAAAAACAGAGAGCAAGAAaaggtttaattttttttctccccatcgTCATGGGGAGTGGGACATAAGACTTCAGACAGATCATAGTTTACAAATCTCATTaactgggtctctggaaagcacctagagataACTTGTGTTGTTattgatgctatataaataaaatgtaattgaattaaCGCAGATTTTATTCAGAATAgaactttttcatgaaaaatatttGCTTAGTTTGAACATGATGAGGTTGAGACATGGGCAAGAAAAGGCCTTGAAACTCTTCCAACTAATTTGTAAAGTAACAACAGTCCTGTGACATGATGGAGTCTGAAAGAACCGTCTTGCAGAGGTGAAGTCTCTCAGATGTAAAGACGGGCAGAGGTTTACCAGCCTGCAAAAGTCTGCATCTATAAGTTGTGGAACAATTGCAGAATAATGTTGTTCGCTGTACAAATGTGAAGACTTTGAATGTTTTATCATTTACAGGGCAGTATTATCAAAAGAGACCAAGAAACTGTAGAAATCTCTGTATGCTGGGGACAAGACTGAGCTAAGCTTCACTACATGAACAAGGTTTAAGCTGGTTTAATACTGTAATGGAAACAACTGCGTGACCTCAGGAGGCAAGAatacagtttttcttgccatGTACAAATGCAGGTTAAAGTTCTGACAAAGTTCTGTCCTGCAACCATGGAtgctatgtttttttattttttatgtatcctttatttatccaggaaagtcccattgacatacaatatctcttctgccagggagtcctggtcaagttggcagcagaaaaataaattcagtaactttacaaaaaaataaaaacatatcaaaacaagaaacaaacaaacataaaacatacaaggatcagaaagctaaaaagaattcatgacaaataatggcacttgattaaaaacaatgacattgttctgtgaaaattgattttaacatatgtttgaacatgttaagagagGGTACCGTAAATATTTAAAGTTGAGTATGTGTTGTAGCTCATTCCAAGCTTGCggtgcataaaaggaaaaggctgATTTACCAACTCTGTTCGAGTGCTTGGGGCCATGAGGAGAATTTCTCTGATGATCTAGTGTTATAGCTACTAGAGTAATATTTGAATAAATTGGATATGTACAGAGGTAGTTTACCCAGTAATGCTTTTGCAATTTCTATGTCCCCCAGACTAAGAGGAGAAGGGCCGGCCGTCTGGGTTGCTATCAGCGCTCGGTTTACAGGCCCGTGATGGTTTGGTGGGGCATTTAGCACGGTCACATCTGGGAAGTAAAAATCAATGAAAAAGGTTAATTCAGGTTTAAGAGTAACACGTGCCCTCGTGCAGGGCCCATCTTTTTCAGGGAGGGCTTTTCATCAAAACATAATTTCATGGTAGAAGAGTCCCGGTGCTGAACTGGCCCGCCTGCAGTCCACACCTTTCACCAGCCCAACATATTTGGATTATGGAACTCCATCAGCGGGTCGCCTCAGTTCTCCAGACGTATGTGGACTAGTTAAAAGAAGAGGGAATACTGCAACTTTCCTCAAACATGTCGCTGTTTAATTCAAAATTATCAAGGTTACATTTCCTACATTTGAAAATCTTTGCATTCTGTTATTTCCTTTCTATACATTGTCCCTACATTTTTGAGGTTGTACTTATTCATCCATATTGCCTGAGCATGTAATATTGCAGCAGTATTTTAGATTAATTAGTTATTATTCATTTAAATTATCTAAACGTTTGTCTAATTTTTAAAGCTGTCCTTTAAGCGCCATTTTCAAAAAGTGATCCTTCCTTCTGCCTGCTTcatatagaccaggggtcggcaacccctggctctagagccgcatgcggctctttagcgccgtcctagtgggtcctggagctttttcaaaaatgtttgaccttttttttccttttttttttctttttttccttttatctcttctttttttcctttttttctctttttttccttctttttttcttcttttttcctttttttcttcctttttcctttcctttttaatctcgacatttcgacttttttcttgatattgtactttaacacattttgacttttttctcgaaattttgactttttttctcaacattttgacttttttcacgagattttgactatttcctcgatatttcgactgttttctcaagattgtacttcaacattaatcttgacatttcaacttttttctcgaaattttgacttttttctcgacatttcgactattttctcaaagtgcataataaaaaaaatcgcagttataactaatatagatactgTACATGCAACATGTGTTGCCTTTCGTTCTAagtcttaaggctgatttatggttccgcgttacaacaacgcagagcctacggcgtaccctacggcgtaggctctgcgtcgatttaacgcagaccataattcaggtttatacaagacttttcattttttgcggctccagacatatttgttttttgtgtttttggtccaatatggctctttcaacattgtgggttgctgacccctgataTAGACGCATGTTGTGCTCTGTGCCGTCGTCCTAACTACGGATTTATCTTGTAACGTCTGACTCTCGTCTTCCCTCTGCAGGGTTTCTATGGGACGGTTGCGCTTGTGGCAAATCTCAGCCTCTCCCTCATCGACTCCTGTGTCATGTGGTGGATATCCTTTACTCAAACAGTCAAACGGACTGCTCAGATCCAATCAGGAGCCATCAGTACTTTTGTATTGACTGTGTAGTGTATAGTGCACGTTTTTACTTGAATTTATGCTCAAAAGAAATTATCCTTGATTGCGCTTGTACATTTTCATCAGCCTGTCACAAACCACTCGTCTGTTGAAGCTCCGCAGAAACGTGGTGAAGCTGTCTTTATACCAGCACTTCACCAACATGCTCATCTTCTCTGTTTTAGGTGAGTCTACGTCTCCTCTGGAGGGCTGTGCATGTgtcaggttctggttcttagAAAAGAACCAGATGAAAGTTGTGGTTCACAGGGGCGAGCTTGAAGCTGACCCATGAAGACGTAAAAACAACCAGCCCGGCTCTTTTTGATCTCTCGCTTGTTTGAGCTGTACACAAGACTCGTGTGTAAAGAAAACCACTTTTCAGAATGGGTTTTTCATCAAGGACTTATATCAGCGTCTCTTTATTAACAGTTTACTTTTCACATTTGAGAGCAGGATTTTTTGTCTAAGTTCAGGTGTGATACTGCTCTTTCCCTAAACGCCAACCCAGCACTCAAAAAGTGgccttttttgtacattttagcCGTATTTCACCTCAAAACTGTGTTCCTGCACTCGCATGCATTGCTGCACAAATGTCCGGTCGTCTAGTCTGCAATCGCTGCTCACTGCTGTGACACAAACCCGTCAGAAGTTGTAACCGAGGGGGAGCTAGATGTGAGGTTGACCTAATTGCCTGTTTGTGAGAGCAGTCGTTTTATTTTACAGCATCGCCTCCACAGAATTACCAGGGAGACAATTAAATCAGTCCGTCCGCGTAGAGAGGATCTCTGGGAGGCCTTAACACGATAACAACAGAGCAGCGTTGTAATCTGGATATAAACAGTGTAGATGGCTGCAGTTGAGGATTAATGACCGCTTGAATCGTTTTTGGCATCGCAAGGATTCAGGGATTCAGACTTTTCCTCCGAAAACTGagcaaaaaaatgcattcaaataaACAGATCTATTTGCTGTTTTGCTGACAGGCTGCAGCAaaagtttcatttttttctcctacGCAACACTCTTGGACTCGTTCCTGTCACTGAACACGTCACCTTATTcgttgctgtgattggtcgtaGCGCGAACCAACTGTGTGCAAAGACACTTTGATTAGCTATCGTTGGATGTGGATCGTTTTCAGACCGACATCCTTCTAGATGTGGGTCTAATCTTGCAGGCTAGGAGCTATGGACCCCTAAAGGTCCCACCAACCCCATTTACTACCAGCAGAAACTCCATGAAACACATAACCAACCAGTACAAGGGCAAAGCGTTCAAACACtgcttttgtgtttatttatgaACCAAAAGCATGTTAAATGGGATTTAGCAGTATCCCGAGGCTGACGAACCTGAGGcagtgttgtatattaaactaAAACAACTAAATCTTAATTCTTATTGCAGACAATAAAGAACATTCACATCCAGCTCTTAGGAaattgtatacaggactgtctcagaaaattagaatattgtgataaagttctttattttctgtaatgcaatttaaaaaaaaaaaaaaaaaaatgtcatacattctggattcattacaaatcaactgaaatattgcaagccttttattattttaatattgctgattatgttctaattttttgagatatttgagttttcttaagctgtaaaccatgatcagcaatattaaaataataaaaggcttgcaatatttcagttgatttgtaatgaatccagaatgtatgacatttttgtttttgtaattgcattacagaaaatcacaatattctaattttctgagacagtcctgtatgtgaatTTCTTTTTATGATAAATAATGACTTGAAAACGATGATGTTGTTGACATGGTGGTTATATCAAGTGACAACAGTGTTTACTTTGTGTCCACAGCTTCCATCATATTCATTATTTGGACCACCAAAGTCTTCAAGCTGGTCGACTGTCAGAAGGTCAGTTCAGATACTCTGGTGATACTGCATTCGCTCCATGACGTTTCCTGGCACAGAGATGAAATGTGAGATGACTGTCTCTCTCCAGGGCTGGAGGAACTTGTGGGTAGACGATGCTTTCTGGCGTCTCCTGTTTTCCACCATTCTGCTGGTCATCATGGTGCTGCTGCGTCCCTCCGCCAACAGCCAGAGGTCAGAGTCGGAGTGGAGCTTTGCCCCCCGGACCATAACGATGTCTCGGTTCACAGTAAATGTCATTCATTTGTTGTTTCCTCTCAGGTTCTCTCATTCCCCTCTGATTGATGAAGACGATGAAGAAGATGAGGCGAAGGAGCCAATGCTGAATGAAGCTTTTGGTAACACTTTAATTGAGTAGATCTGTTGATGATTGGCACAACAGCGGATGGCATCGATGAtcttaataaataaaaccagAGTAACAGCATGGATCAAATATTACTTTGACagttaccgtattggcctgaatataagacggtgttttttgcgttGAAATAAGACTCCTTTCCTCCGTTAAACATCAACTGCAACATCCATAAGGAAAACCCTAGCCATTTACAGTCAGAGTAATGAATGGACATTGTTCTATTTTCATTTCAGTTCTGGTACCTAATCAATCctgcatttgcattttaattgtaGGCTTCTTCAGTAGACTGGGATTAATAGGAAGTTTCCAGGCTCTTGTTATGATCATATTATTAGACAAATGATTCATAGATGACCTCAACTGATGCTCTGTGCTCTCCAGAGGGAATGAAGATGCGCGGCTCCAAGCCTGAGACAAATGGCTCTCAGAAACTGGTGACTAAAGAGGTGGGTTTCTGTCTCCTCGCAATATTTAATCATGTTTGTTAATGTTGTAATCATATTTCAACACTGTTGTCTTGTCAGGACGAGGACCTGAAATGGGTTGAGGAGAACATTCCTACATCGGTTGCTGATGTGTAAGCAATGTGGATTTTAATTTGAGATATTTCACTTCTTAATCGTCTTGTGATTACAAGCTGCCATGAAAATATCCTCTTTTAGCttaaacttaaagcagcacaatgtaactttcagcttttgttgagtttggcggcttctttggacaaaagtggtagtgctttaccagaaagaacactacgtttcccatgagcaccagcgcgtactgccggaaaaatCCTGTCTCcatcgcgtgcatttgttttgagagaagacgggacggactttcaaaactacttttctgtttcaccaagtgaacagacggaacgcaaaaaaaagatgttaaactgctggaaaggaactggaatttaccgggataccttaaacaaggaagccagggagcgtacatgttttgtatccctcttacttctcttttcttttttttgactgctatattatgatgaagaggctccgaggcgtgagcaatatttttgttttcctcgtgagattatttttttcctctgcagctacaaatagagttaatattttttcctcaacaaactagttttatctgaagattggggttaattgcaccgcagagagctggccagcaactgcgtttagctggagaagtggggaataaaacccgtgttttgatccgacccgtctgtgtgagtgtttgtggtactgtgtggaaggttatgtttggtcgttacagccgcgatccaaccgagccgacgactcttttactcttttactctgttatatcagatacttggcctgcgtggttctgcctccgagcaggaaagcggtgaaaagttaaaccattagtgatcttttccccacgtctgttgtgtggagctgctacagccacaacgcagcaacgggttaccagcttctgctg is a window of Cololabis saira isolate AMF1-May2022 chromosome 16, fColSai1.1, whole genome shotgun sequence DNA encoding:
- the LOC133462459 gene encoding transmembrane protein 87A-like, which codes for MPGARPALLLLLLLCRLGGAAEVSVWSVSINWTQDAVFRKTLYANTTIFMSFQNDTGSCDRNLAFNISWYLRSSVCYNEVFNTPDNKAMNMFGMDHMLKDGWSGFYSQGYMYFENCSSLFLPKVYFPEFNPYQPLSSPKIDPSNQTFTWPDKPEVGAVAKAWEDGPYLFIMKVQPLFRGLEDDDIRAEQLNFAFTMKVEMKGPHDYSSPADWPLMMFFMVMCIVYVLFGALWLFWCACYWRDLLRIQFWIGAVIILGLLEKAVFYSEYQSIRYKGDYVLGAVIFAELLSALKRSLARILVLIVSLGYGIVKPRLGTTVHRLVAVGLLYLLFSSVEGVLRVTGGFYGTVALVANLSLSLIDSCVMWWIFISLSQTTRLLKLRRNVVKLSLYQHFTNMLIFSVLASIIFIIWTTKVFKLVDCQKGWRNLWVDDAFWRLLFSTILLVIMVLLRPSANSQRFSHSPLIDEDDEEDEAKEPMLNEAFEGMKMRGSKPETNGSQKLVTKEDEDLKWVEENIPTSVADVALPVMLDEEEEILKAKMERSKME